From Drosophila yakuba strain Tai18E2 chromosome 2L, Prin_Dyak_Tai18E2_2.1, whole genome shotgun sequence, one genomic window encodes:
- the LOC6526301 gene encoding AP-2 complex subunit alpha isoform X2, producing the protein MAPVRGDGMRGLAVFISDIRNCKSKEAEVKRINKELANIRSKFKGDKTLDGYQKKKYVCKLLFIFLLGHDIDFGHMEAVNLLSSNKYSEKQIGYLFISVLVNTNSDLIRLIIQSIKNDLQSRNPVHVNLALQCIANIGSRDMAESFSNEIPKLLVSGDTMDVVKQSAALCLLRLFRSSPDIIPGGEWTSRIIHLLNDQHMGVVTAATSLIDALVKRNPDEYKGCVNLAVSRLSRIVTASYTDLQDYTYYFVPAPWLSVKLLRLLQNYNPVTEEAGVRARLNETLETILNKAQEPPKSKKVQHSNAKNAVLFEAINLIIHSDSEPNLLVRACNQLGQFLSNRETNLRYLALESMCHLATSEFSHEEVKKHQEVVILSMKMEKDVSVRQMAVDLLYAMCDRGNAEEIVQEMLNYLETADYSIREEMVLKVAILAEKYATDYTWYVDVILNLIRIAGDYVSEEVWYRVIQIVINREEVQGYAAKTVFEALQAPACHENMVKVGGYILGEFGNLIAGDSRSAPLVQFKLLHSKYHLCSPMTRALLLSTYIKFINLFPEIRTNIQDVFRQHSNLRSADAELQQRASEYLQLSIVASTDVLATVLEEMPSFPERESSILAVLKKKKPGRVPENEIRESKSPAPLTSAAQNNALVNNSHSKLNNSNANTDLLGLSTPPSNNIGNGSNSNSTLIDVLGDMYGSNSNNNSSAVYNTKKFLFKNNGVLFENEMLQIGVKSEFRQNLGRLGLFYGNKTQVPLTNFNPVLQWSAEDALKLNVQMKVVEPTLEAGAQIQQLLTAECIEDYADAPTIEISFRYNGTQQKFSIKLPLSVNKFFEPTEMNAESFFARWKNLSGEQQRSQKVFKAAQPLDLPGARNKLMGFGMQLLDQVDPNPDNMVCAGIIHTQSQQVGCLMRLEPNKQAQMFRLTVRASKETVTREICDLLTDQF; encoded by the exons ATGGCGCCGGTGCGGGGGGATGGCATGAGAGGCCTGGCCGTCTTTATATCGGATATAAGGAACT gTAAAAGCAAAGAGGCGGAGGTCAAACGCATAAACAAGGAGTTGGCCAACATACGGAGCAAATTTAAAGGAGACAAAACCCTCGACGGCTatcagaaaaagaaatatGTCTGCAAgctgttatttatttttctcctTGGCCATGACATCGATTTCGGGCACATGGAGGCGGTCAATTTGCTGTCCTCCAACAAATACTCAGAGAAGCAGATT GGCTACCTTTTCATCTCGGTGTTGGTGAACACGAACAGCGACCTTATTCGGCTGATCATCCAATccataaaaaatgatttgcaGTCGCGTAATCCTGTGCACGTTAATCTGGCGCTGCAGTGCATTGCCAACATTGGAAGTCGGGACATGGCCGAGTCCTTCTCCAACGAAATACCCAAGCTACTCGTCTCGGGCGACACCATGGACGTGGTGAAGCAGTCGGCGGCGCTGTGCCTGCTCCGCCTGTTCCGCTCCTCGCCGGACATCATTCCCGGTGGTGAGTGGACCTCGCGCATTATCCATTTGCTCAATGATCAGCACATGGGAGTGGTCACAGCGGCCACCTCGCTGATCGACGCCTTGGTGAAACGCAATCCGGACGAGTACAAGGGTTGTGTTAATTTGGCAGTTTCACGCTTGTCCCGGATCGTAACAGCCAGCTACACGGATCTTCAG GATTACACGTATTACTTTGTGCCGGCTCCTTGGCTGTCGGTGAAACTGCTGCGATTGCTGCAGAACTACAATCCGGTCACCGAGGAAGCGGGCGTGCGCGCTCGCTTGAATGAAACTTTGGAGACGATTTTGAACAAGGCGCAGGAACCGCCAAAGAGTAAGAAGGTGCAGCACTCCAACGCCAAGAACGCCGTGCTCTTCGAGGCCATCAACCTGATCATTCACAGCGACAGCGAGCCGAACCTTCTGGTGCGCGCTTGCAACCAGCTGGGACAGTTCCTCAGCAATCGGGAGACCAACTTGCGCTACCTGGCTCTGGAGTCCATGTGCCACCTGGCCACTTCGGAGTTCTCGCACGAGGAGGTGAAGAAGCACCAAGAGGTGGTCATTCTGTCAATGAAAATGGAGAAGGATGTGTCCGTGCGCCAAATGGCAGTGGATCTATTGTACGCCATGTGTGATCGTGGCAACGCCGAGGAAATTGTTCAGGAGATGCTCAACTATCTGGAGACGGCCGACTACTCTATTCGCGAGGAAATGGTGCTCAAGGTGGCCATTCTTGCCGAGAAGTACGCCACGGATTATACCTG GTATGTGGATGTTATCCTCAATCTAATTCGCATTGCTGGCGACTATGTGTCTGAGGAAGTATGGTACCGCGTTATTCAGATCGTGATCAACCGCGAGGAGGTGCAAGGCTATGCCGCGAAGACAGTTTTTGAGGCGCTACAGGCACCTGCCTGCCACGAAAACATGGTTAAAGTGGGCGGCTACATCTTGGGAGAGTTTGGCAACTTGATTGCCGGCGATTCCCGCTCAGCACCACTGGTACAATTCAAGCTGCTGCACTCCAAGTACCACTTGTGCTCGCCGATGACGCGTGCCCTTCTACTGTCCACGTACATTAAATTCATCAACCTCTTTCCGGAGATTCGCACCAATATCCAGGATGTGTTCCGCCAGCACAGCAATCTTCGATCCGCCGATGCGGAACTGCAGCAGCGAGCTAGCGAATATCTCCAGCTTAGCATAGTGGCATCGACAGACGTTTTGGCCACCGTCCTTGAGGAGATGCCATCGTTCCCGGAACGCGAGAGCTCCATCTTAGCAGTgctaaagaaaaagaagcccGGCAGGGTGCCGGAGAATGAAATTCGCGAGTCGAAGAGCCCGGCGCCGCTGACTTCTGCAGCGCAGAACAACGCCCTTGTGAACAACTCACACAGCAAGTTGAATAACAGCAATGCAAATACGGATCTGCTTGGACTAAGCACTCCGCCCTCGAATAATATTGGTaatggcagcaacagcaacagtacGCTCATCGATGTCTTGGGCGACATGTACGGCAGCAATAGTAACAACAACTCAAGTGCCGTGTACAACACCAAGAAGTTTTTGTTTAAGAACAATGGTGTTTTGTTCGAGAACGAAATGCTGCAGATCGGTGTGAAGAGCGAGTTCCGCCAGAATCTTGGACGATTAGGCCTTTTCTACGGCAACAAGACACAGGTTCCCCTGACA AACTTCAACCCCGTGCTGCAATGGTCTGCCGAGGATGCGCTCAAGTTGAATGTGCAGATGAAGGTGGTGGAACCGACCCTGGAGGCCGGCGCCCAGATCCAACAACTGTTGACCGCGGAGTGCATAGAAGATTATGCCGATGCGCCAACAATTGAGATCAGTTTCCGCTACAACGGCACCCAGCAGAAGTTCAGCATTAAACTGCCATTGAGCGTCAACAAATTCTTCGAGCCTACCGAAATGAATGCTGAATCTTTCTTTGCACGATGGAAGAACCTTAGCGG TGAGCAACAACGGTCACAGAAAGTGTTCAAGGCTGCCCAGCCACTGGATTTGCCCGGAGCCCGCAACAAGCTTATGGGCTTCGGCATGCAACTGCTAGACCAGGTGGATCCCAATCCTGACAACATGGTCTGCGCGGGCATCATTCACACGCAATCTCAACAGGTGGGCTGCCTGATGCGATTGGAGCCGAACAAGCAGGCTCAG ATGTTCCGACTAACAGTTCGGGCAAGCAAGGAGACCGTAACTCGGGAAATCTGCGACCTGTTGACGGATCAATTCTAA
- the LOC6526301 gene encoding AP-2 complex subunit alpha isoform X1, whose translation METAEGCEVDSPIDQSRGGKESEASADESLLFYCKSKEAEVKRINKELANIRSKFKGDKTLDGYQKKKYVCKLLFIFLLGHDIDFGHMEAVNLLSSNKYSEKQIGYLFISVLVNTNSDLIRLIIQSIKNDLQSRNPVHVNLALQCIANIGSRDMAESFSNEIPKLLVSGDTMDVVKQSAALCLLRLFRSSPDIIPGGEWTSRIIHLLNDQHMGVVTAATSLIDALVKRNPDEYKGCVNLAVSRLSRIVTASYTDLQDYTYYFVPAPWLSVKLLRLLQNYNPVTEEAGVRARLNETLETILNKAQEPPKSKKVQHSNAKNAVLFEAINLIIHSDSEPNLLVRACNQLGQFLSNRETNLRYLALESMCHLATSEFSHEEVKKHQEVVILSMKMEKDVSVRQMAVDLLYAMCDRGNAEEIVQEMLNYLETADYSIREEMVLKVAILAEKYATDYTWYVDVILNLIRIAGDYVSEEVWYRVIQIVINREEVQGYAAKTVFEALQAPACHENMVKVGGYILGEFGNLIAGDSRSAPLVQFKLLHSKYHLCSPMTRALLLSTYIKFINLFPEIRTNIQDVFRQHSNLRSADAELQQRASEYLQLSIVASTDVLATVLEEMPSFPERESSILAVLKKKKPGRVPENEIRESKSPAPLTSAAQNNALVNNSHSKLNNSNANTDLLGLSTPPSNNIGNGSNSNSTLIDVLGDMYGSNSNNNSSAVYNTKKFLFKNNGVLFENEMLQIGVKSEFRQNLGRLGLFYGNKTQVPLTNFNPVLQWSAEDALKLNVQMKVVEPTLEAGAQIQQLLTAECIEDYADAPTIEISFRYNGTQQKFSIKLPLSVNKFFEPTEMNAESFFARWKNLSGEQQRSQKVFKAAQPLDLPGARNKLMGFGMQLLDQVDPNPDNMVCAGIIHTQSQQVGCLMRLEPNKQAQMFRLTVRASKETVTREICDLLTDQF comes from the exons ATGGAGACAGCCGAAGGGTGTGAAGTCGACTCTCCGATCGATCAATCGCGGGGCGGAAAAGAAAGCGAAGCTTCCGCAGACGAATCGCTGTTGTTTTACT gTAAAAGCAAAGAGGCGGAGGTCAAACGCATAAACAAGGAGTTGGCCAACATACGGAGCAAATTTAAAGGAGACAAAACCCTCGACGGCTatcagaaaaagaaatatGTCTGCAAgctgttatttatttttctcctTGGCCATGACATCGATTTCGGGCACATGGAGGCGGTCAATTTGCTGTCCTCCAACAAATACTCAGAGAAGCAGATT GGCTACCTTTTCATCTCGGTGTTGGTGAACACGAACAGCGACCTTATTCGGCTGATCATCCAATccataaaaaatgatttgcaGTCGCGTAATCCTGTGCACGTTAATCTGGCGCTGCAGTGCATTGCCAACATTGGAAGTCGGGACATGGCCGAGTCCTTCTCCAACGAAATACCCAAGCTACTCGTCTCGGGCGACACCATGGACGTGGTGAAGCAGTCGGCGGCGCTGTGCCTGCTCCGCCTGTTCCGCTCCTCGCCGGACATCATTCCCGGTGGTGAGTGGACCTCGCGCATTATCCATTTGCTCAATGATCAGCACATGGGAGTGGTCACAGCGGCCACCTCGCTGATCGACGCCTTGGTGAAACGCAATCCGGACGAGTACAAGGGTTGTGTTAATTTGGCAGTTTCACGCTTGTCCCGGATCGTAACAGCCAGCTACACGGATCTTCAG GATTACACGTATTACTTTGTGCCGGCTCCTTGGCTGTCGGTGAAACTGCTGCGATTGCTGCAGAACTACAATCCGGTCACCGAGGAAGCGGGCGTGCGCGCTCGCTTGAATGAAACTTTGGAGACGATTTTGAACAAGGCGCAGGAACCGCCAAAGAGTAAGAAGGTGCAGCACTCCAACGCCAAGAACGCCGTGCTCTTCGAGGCCATCAACCTGATCATTCACAGCGACAGCGAGCCGAACCTTCTGGTGCGCGCTTGCAACCAGCTGGGACAGTTCCTCAGCAATCGGGAGACCAACTTGCGCTACCTGGCTCTGGAGTCCATGTGCCACCTGGCCACTTCGGAGTTCTCGCACGAGGAGGTGAAGAAGCACCAAGAGGTGGTCATTCTGTCAATGAAAATGGAGAAGGATGTGTCCGTGCGCCAAATGGCAGTGGATCTATTGTACGCCATGTGTGATCGTGGCAACGCCGAGGAAATTGTTCAGGAGATGCTCAACTATCTGGAGACGGCCGACTACTCTATTCGCGAGGAAATGGTGCTCAAGGTGGCCATTCTTGCCGAGAAGTACGCCACGGATTATACCTG GTATGTGGATGTTATCCTCAATCTAATTCGCATTGCTGGCGACTATGTGTCTGAGGAAGTATGGTACCGCGTTATTCAGATCGTGATCAACCGCGAGGAGGTGCAAGGCTATGCCGCGAAGACAGTTTTTGAGGCGCTACAGGCACCTGCCTGCCACGAAAACATGGTTAAAGTGGGCGGCTACATCTTGGGAGAGTTTGGCAACTTGATTGCCGGCGATTCCCGCTCAGCACCACTGGTACAATTCAAGCTGCTGCACTCCAAGTACCACTTGTGCTCGCCGATGACGCGTGCCCTTCTACTGTCCACGTACATTAAATTCATCAACCTCTTTCCGGAGATTCGCACCAATATCCAGGATGTGTTCCGCCAGCACAGCAATCTTCGATCCGCCGATGCGGAACTGCAGCAGCGAGCTAGCGAATATCTCCAGCTTAGCATAGTGGCATCGACAGACGTTTTGGCCACCGTCCTTGAGGAGATGCCATCGTTCCCGGAACGCGAGAGCTCCATCTTAGCAGTgctaaagaaaaagaagcccGGCAGGGTGCCGGAGAATGAAATTCGCGAGTCGAAGAGCCCGGCGCCGCTGACTTCTGCAGCGCAGAACAACGCCCTTGTGAACAACTCACACAGCAAGTTGAATAACAGCAATGCAAATACGGATCTGCTTGGACTAAGCACTCCGCCCTCGAATAATATTGGTaatggcagcaacagcaacagtacGCTCATCGATGTCTTGGGCGACATGTACGGCAGCAATAGTAACAACAACTCAAGTGCCGTGTACAACACCAAGAAGTTTTTGTTTAAGAACAATGGTGTTTTGTTCGAGAACGAAATGCTGCAGATCGGTGTGAAGAGCGAGTTCCGCCAGAATCTTGGACGATTAGGCCTTTTCTACGGCAACAAGACACAGGTTCCCCTGACA AACTTCAACCCCGTGCTGCAATGGTCTGCCGAGGATGCGCTCAAGTTGAATGTGCAGATGAAGGTGGTGGAACCGACCCTGGAGGCCGGCGCCCAGATCCAACAACTGTTGACCGCGGAGTGCATAGAAGATTATGCCGATGCGCCAACAATTGAGATCAGTTTCCGCTACAACGGCACCCAGCAGAAGTTCAGCATTAAACTGCCATTGAGCGTCAACAAATTCTTCGAGCCTACCGAAATGAATGCTGAATCTTTCTTTGCACGATGGAAGAACCTTAGCGG TGAGCAACAACGGTCACAGAAAGTGTTCAAGGCTGCCCAGCCACTGGATTTGCCCGGAGCCCGCAACAAGCTTATGGGCTTCGGCATGCAACTGCTAGACCAGGTGGATCCCAATCCTGACAACATGGTCTGCGCGGGCATCATTCACACGCAATCTCAACAGGTGGGCTGCCTGATGCGATTGGAGCCGAACAAGCAGGCTCAG ATGTTCCGACTAACAGTTCGGGCAAGCAAGGAGACCGTAACTCGGGAAATCTGCGACCTGTTGACGGATCAATTCTAA
- the LOC6526302 gene encoding F-box-like/WD repeat-containing protein ebi, with the protein MSFSSDEVNFLVYRYLQESGFLHSAYVFGIESHISQSNINGALVPPAALLTILQKGLLYTEVEWSVGEDGEVARPIEGLSLIDAVMPEVKTPKAIVKTEPGKPGAVDSSATAGGNQNNNAKPEIKIEPGTGVGGLAGGNKTAGSTTGTSTPTDQSASEVDSSGNPANNTGGTYAGNNGAGGNQASTGGANSTSTPAGGDSTAPGANQKKSQNSNEAGSSSSGNAGNANATSTDDAASSTSTNGNSSTSSSVEQPSSGLTPSGGTVSTSNPDAAASGGASTAAGAKAPSGAVTIRVGAQGNNVQSGSSTAQNSAPSGTISSSTSGGAGTPAALVPMDIDESIEIPESKARVLRGHESEVFICAWNPSRDLLASGSGDSTARIWDMSDANTNSNQLVLRHCIQKGGAEVPSNKDVTSLDWNCDGSLLATGSYDGYARIWKTDGRLASTLGQHKGPIFALKWNKCGNYILSAGVDKTTIIWDASTGQCTQQFAFHSAPALDVDWQTNQAFASCSTDQRIHVCRLGVNEPIKTFKGHTNEVNAIKWCPQGQLLASCSDDMTLKIWSMNRDRCCHDLQAHSKEIYTIKWSPTGPGTNNPNTNLILASASFDSTVRLWDVERGSCIHTLTKHTEPVYSVAFSPDGKHLASGSFDKCVHIWSTQTGQLVHSYKGTGGIFEVCWNSKGTKVGASASDGSVFVLDLRKF; encoded by the exons ATGAGTTTTTCCAGCGACGAGGTGAACTTTCTGGTTTACCGATACCTGCAGGAGTCCG GCTTTCTGCACTCGGCCTACGTGTTTGGCATTGAGTCGCACATCTCGCAAAGTAATATCAATGGCGCATTGGTTCCACCGGCCGCCTTGCTCACTATCCTGCAGAAGGGTCTTCTCTATACGGAAGTGGAGTGGAGCGTTGGCGAGGACGGCGAGGTGGCGCGGCCCATTGAGGGTCTCTCTCTAATAGACGCAGTCATGCCGGAGGTGAAGACACCCAAAGCCATAGTGAAAACAGAGCCGGGAAAACCGGGCGCAGTCGACTCTTCTGCCACTGCCGGCGGCAACCAGAACAACAACGCCAAGCCAGAGATCAAAATCGAACCGGGTACCGGAGTGGGGGGCTTAGCAGGTGGAAACAAGACCGCCGGTAGCACCACGGGCACCAGCACGCCAACCGATCAGTCAGCCAGTGAGGTGGACTCAAGTGGAAACCCGGCGAATAACACTGGCGGCACTTACGCTGGAAACAATGGAGCTGGAGGCAATCAGGCCAGTACTGGAGGAGCCAATAGCACAAGCACACCAGCTGGCGGAGATTCAACGGCACCTGGGgcaaatcaaaagaaatcaCAGAACTCCAATGAAGCGGGAAGCTCATCCAGCGGCAATGCAGGCAATGCGAATGCCACCAGCACCGATGATGCAGCCTCCTCAACTTCCACAAATGGCAATAGCAGCACCTCCAGCAGCGTAGAGCAGCCCTCAAGCGGGCTGACGCCCTCTGGCGGAACTGTATCCACCTCCAATCCGGACGCAGCTGCATCGGGGGGAGCATCGACTGCAGCAGGAGCCAAGGCTCCCAGTGGAGCGGTTACGATTCGCGTAGGAGCTCAAGGAAACAACGTGCAGTCGGGTTCGTCCACTGCTCAAAACTCTGCTCCCAGTGGAACCATCTCCTCGTCCACCAGCGGAGGTGCTGGGACTCCCGCAGCTCTTGTACCCATGGACATTGACGAGAGCATCGAAATACCCGAATCCAAGGCCCGTGTACTACGCGGCCACGAGAGTGAGGTGTTTATCTGCGCCTGGAATCCCAGCCGGGATTTACTGGCAAGTGGTTCGGGAGACAGCACTGCCAGGATATGGGACATGTCTGATGCAAACACCAACTCCAACCAGCTGGTGCTGCGCCACTGCATCCAGAAAGGCGGCGCTGAGGTGCCTAGCAACAAGGACGTCACCTCTCTGGACTGGAAT TGCGATGGCTCCCTGCTCGCCACCGGCAGCTACGATGGCTACGCCCGAATTTGGAAGACCGACGGTCGACTTGCATCCACTTTGGGACAACACAAGGGTCCGATCTTTGCTTTGAAGTGGAACAAGTGTGGTAATTACATCCTCTCGGCTGGCGTGGACAAGACGACAATCATCTGGGACGCATCCACGGGCCAATGCACGCAGCAATTCGCCTTTCACAGTGCTCCAGCCTTGGATGTGGACTGGCAAACAAACCAGGCCTTTGCATCTTGCAGTACGGATCAGCGGATACATGTGTGCCGATTGGGTGTAAATGAACCGATCAAGACCTTTAAAGGACACACGAACGAGGTGAATGCAATTAAGTGGTGTCCGCAGGGCCAACTGCTGGCGTCGTGCTCTGATGACATGACCCTCAAGATCTGGAGTATGAACCGAGATCGCTGCTGCCACGATCTGCAGGCCCACTCAAAGGAGATCTATACGATAAAATGGTCGCCCACGGGGCCGGGAACCAATAATCCAAACACAAACCTAATCCTCGCATCCGCTTCGTTCGATTCCACGGTAAGACTGTGGGACGTGGAGAGGGGCAGCTGCATCCACACACTCACCAAGCACACGGAGCCAGTCTACTCGGTGGCCTTCAGTCCGGATGGAAAGCATTTGGCCTCCGGCAGCTTCGACAAGTGCGTACACATTTGGAGCACGCAAACGGGACAGCTGGTGCACAGTTACAAGGGCACGGGCGGCATCTTCGAGGTCTGCTGGAACTCCAAGGGCACTAAGGTCGGTGCCAGTGCCTCCGATGGAAGCGTTTTCGTGCTGGACCTGCGAAAGTTCTGA
- the LOC6526303 gene encoding ribonuclease H2 subunit A: protein MSDQEDIVVKKENKSIENIDESDEESDDMDLKDSLKISSLKTLGPFIASKENSRNTVYVSDVPEICKDKPCMLGVDEAGRGPVLGPMVYGISYCPLESKKALEDLGCADSKQLTEEKRDIIFNDINTKDYATSCIGWAVEIISPNTISTSMYRRSKCSLNEVSMDSAMGLIQQAIDAGVNIAEVYVDTVGPPEKYQEKLLKRFPSFKITVAKKADSTYPIVSAASICAKVTRDHALKVWKFPEGLVIKDNAFGSGYPGDPVTRRFLTEHIDLVFGFPRLVRFSWSTAENALADKAYDMEFDEPDSEKPKFAGTKLTKFFKGTTKSGEVIREECRFFKQRHLGSVMEF, encoded by the coding sequence ATGTCGGACCAAGAAGATATAGTcgtaaaaaaagaaaataagtcTATAGAGAATATAGATGAAAGTGATGAAGAGTCCGATGATATGGATTTGAAGGACAGCTTGAAAATCAGCTCCTTGAAGACCCTGGGACCATTTATAGCCAGCAAAGAAAACAGCCGCAACACAGTTTACGTCAGCGATGTTCCGGAAATCTGCAAGGATAAGCCGTGCATGTTGGGCGTGGACGAAGCAGGACGTGGTCCTGTCCTGGGACCTATGGTATATGGGATCTCCTACTGTCCACTGGAAAGCAAGAAGGCTTTAGAAGACCTGGGATGCGCCGATTCCAAACAACTTACCGAGGAGAAACGTGATATCATATTCAACGATATAAACACCAAGGATTACGCCACCAGTTGCATTGGCTGGGCCGTGGAGATCATATCGCCGAACACGATCAGCACCAGCATGTACAGGCGGTCAAAGTGCTCCCTAAACGAAGTTTCCATGGACTCTGCCATGGGCCTCATCCAACAGGCGATCGATGCGGGCGTCAATATCGCCGAGGTTTACGTGGACACGGTGGGTCCACCGGAGAAGTACCAGGAGAAGTTGCTCAAACGTTTCCCCAGCTTTAAAATCACCGTGGCCAAAAAGGCTGACTCCACCTATCCAATAGTCTCTGCTGCGAGTATCTGCGCCAAAGTCACCCGTGATCATGCCCTCAAGGTTTGGAAGTTCCCCGAGGGCTTAGTCATTAAGGATAACGCGTTTGGCAGTGGATATCCGGGAGATCCGGTCACAAGGAGATTTCTGACCGAGCACATCGATCTGGTGTTTGGATTTCCAAGACTTGTGCGCTTCAGTTGGTCCACCGCCGAAAACGCACTGGCGGACAAGGCCTACGATATGGAGTTCGACGAGCCGGACTCCGAGAAGCCAAAGTTCGCCGGCACCAAGCTCACAAAGTTCTTTAAGGGCACCACAAAATCGGGCGAAGTAATTCGAGAGGAGTGCCGCTTCTTCAAGCAAAGACACCTGGGAAGTGTCATGGAGTTTTAG
- the LOC6526304 gene encoding 60S acidic ribosomal protein P1, which produces MSTKAELACVYASLILVDDDVAVTGEKINTILKAANVEVEPYWPGLFAKALEGINVKDLITNIGSGVGAAPAGGAAPAADSAAPAAESKKEEKKKEEESDQSDDDMGFGLFD; this is translated from the exons ATGTCCACCAAAGCCGAGCTCGCCTGCGTCTACGCCTCCCTCATCCTTGTCGATGACGATGTCGCCGTCACC GGTGAGAAGATCAACACCATCCTGAAGGCCGCCAACGTCGAGGTGGAGCCCTACTGGCCCGGTCTCTTCGCCAAGGCCCTGGAGGGCATCAACGTCAAGGACCTGATCACCAACATCGGATCCGGAGTTGGTGCTGCCCCCGCTGGAGGtgctgctcccgctgccgACTCCGCTGCTCCAGCCGCCGAGTCCAAGAAGGaagagaagaagaaggaggaggagtcCGACCAGTCTGACGACGACATGGGCTTCGGTCTGTTCGACTAA
- the LOC6526305 gene encoding uncharacterized protein LOC6526305, with translation MTHAADKPRQIGFDRQFSADVNGVPTEIVFHGFANKWFLVITQLGKIPGIYNVHFDVQRDERVVPYLHGPVDNPEFHVSVPITMNCCLGLDTDETRSAIQFLVNRTGLHKCPTDFVVGLGLKHIDGPNLRALAKVIEEAIF, from the coding sequence ATGACCCATGCAGCAGACAAACCTCGACAAATCGGATTCGACAGGCAGTTTTCAGCGGACGTGAATGGTGTGCCCACGGAGATAGTGTTCCACGGCTTCGCCAACAAGTGGTTCCTGGTCATAACGCAGCTGGGCAAGATTCCCGGCATCTACAACGTGCACTTCGATGTCCAAAGGGACGAACGGGTGGTTCCGTATCTGCATGGACCAGTGGACAATCCAGAGTTCCACGTATCGGTGCCCATCACCATGAACTGCTGCCTGGGCTTAGACACTGATGAGACCCGCAGCGCCATCCAGTTCCTGGTCAACAGAACCGGCCTCCACAAGTGCCCGACGGACTTTGTGGTGGGCTTGGGTCTGAAGCACATCGACGGACCCAATCTTCGTGCCCTGGCTAAGGTCATTGAGGAGGCGATATTCTAG
- the LOC6526306 gene encoding ADP-ribosylation factor-like protein 16: MSTCICLGPKRAGKTHLLKALQDPESIDETTFSMPTIGTGIYRIHFPTKSPNGDKNKPPPKEAPANIPHGGKNLPKSIQIMEIGGSMAPLWRQYFEDVKKLIYVVDTSNLCQISAAGVLFYSILTEPRLQHNTKILLVLAKMDYSYRQMRNEALLMLQMQKLQKQIRQQVTIVEASAVTKVGLDPIYDWLQRP, translated from the exons ATGTCCACCTGCATATGTTTGGGCCCCAAAAGAGCGGGGAAAACTCACCTTCTGAAAGCTTTGCAGGATCCGGAATCCATCGACGAGACCACGTTTTCCATGCCCACCATTGGAACTGGGATCTACCGAATCCATTTCCCAACCAAATCGCCAAATGGGGATAAAAACAAGCCCCCTCCGAAAGAAGCTCCAGCTAACATTCCGCACGGCGGTAAAAATCTGCCCAAATCCATACAGATCATGGAAATTGGAGGGAGTATGGCCCCCTTGTGGAGGCAGTATTTCGAAGACGTCAAGAAGCTGATCTATGTGGTGGACACCTCCAATCTCTGTCAGATTTCAGCCGCCGGCGTACTTTTCTATTCAATCCTCACCGAACCGCGTCTGCA GCACAATACCAAGATCCTGTTGgtcctggccaaaatggaTTACTCCTACCGCCAGATGCGAAACGAGGCTCTGCTCATGCTGCAGATGCAAAAGTTGCAGAAGCAGATCCGCCAGCAGGTGACCATCGTGGAGGCCAGCGCCGTCACCAAAGTGGGCTTAGACCCCATCTACGATTGGCTGCAGAGACCCTGA